The Paludisphaera rhizosphaerae genome segment CGGCCCTCGGCGGCGGCGGCTTCCAGATCCAGGGCGAGCGCGGCGGCCGTGGAAGAGAACATGGAGGCCATCCCGGCGAGCTTGTGGGCCGCGGCGCGGAGAGAATCGGCGTCGTCGTCGCGGAGAGCGTCGCGGGCGGCGGCCAGGCGTACGGGGGCCAACTCGCGGAAGTCGCGGCAGAGGCCGGCGAGCAATTCGGCGTCGCCTCCACAGGCGGCGAACAGGGCGTCAGGGTCGAGCGCAGGGGCTTCACCGGCGCCGACGCTGCGGAACGAAGCGAGTCGCTCCACGACGGCGAAGAGGCGGTCGGTGCGGATCGGCTTGGTCAGGTAGTCGTCCATGCCGGCGGCCAGGCAGAGCGCTCGGTCCCCCTGTCGCGAACGGGCGGTCAAGGCCGCGATGGGGAGTCGTCGGCCGCCCCGGGCGGCCTCGGTTTCACGGACGGCTCGGACGACGGCGAAACCGTCCAGTTCGGGCATGTGCACGTCCAGCAGCATCACGTCGAACGCCTGCGACTCATCGAGCGCCAGGGCGAGCGCTTTACGGCCGTCGGTCGCCAGGCGAACGGACCAACCCCGGCGGTTGAGCAGGCGGACGAGGAAGTGAGCGTTGAACTCGTCGTCCTCCGCCACCAGGATCGAAAGCTTGACTCCGGCGGCTTCCTCGTCGGCGTCGGCGGACTCGGCGAGAGGGGAAGGCGCGGGGGCCACGAGTGCGGTGCGGAGGGCCTCCAGCAACTCGTCCTGCCGGATCGGCTTGAGAAGCCGGGCGGAGACGCCCAACTCGCGGCTGCGGGCCAGGTCGCCGGGTTCGTCGCCAGTGGTCAAAATGACGATCGGCGCGGCGGCCAGCTCGTCGCTGGCCCGGATCTTGGCGGCCAGGTCGAGGCCGTCGACGTCGGGCATGCGGGCGTCGAGCAGGACGACGTCGGGGAGCCGCTTGCGGGCGGCCGCGCGCCAGAGGGCGTCGAGCGCGGCGATGCCGTCGCCCGCCGTGGCGACGCGCAGGCCCCAGGCCGTCAGCCAGCCTTCCAGGACGCGTCGAGTGGTCTCGTTGTCGTCCACCACCAGGGCCCATCGGCCGCGAGGGAGGCCCGTGGGACGGACCCCGGGCGTGCGCTTCGGCGTGGGCTTGCGAGCAAACAGAGACGTGAGCGTGAACGTGCTGCCCCGACCCGGCTCGCTCTCGACGGCGATCCCGCCGCCCATCAGCGCGGCCAGTCGGGCGGCGATCGTCAGCCCCAGGCCGGTGCCGCCGAACCGTCGCGTCGTGGAGGCGTCCTGTTGCTCGAAGGCCCGGAAGATCCGCGACTGCTCCGGCTTGGGGATCCCGATTCCTGTGTCGCTGACCTTCACTCGCAGGCCGACCCGGCCCGGCCCTTCAGCGGCGGCGTCGTGATCGAGCTCGACCAGAACGAAGACCTCGCCGACCTCGGTGAACTTCACCGCGTTGCCGACGAGGTTGATAAGGATCTGACGGAATCGGCCGACGTCGCCGATCAGGGCGTCCGGCACGTCCTCACGGACGAGCGAGACCAGATCGAGCTTCTTCGCATGCGCGCGAGGGCCCAGGAACCGCAGGACGTCCCCCACGGCGGCGCGAAGCGAGAATTCGGAGGCGTCCACATCCATCTTGCCGGCGGCGATCTTGGCGAAATCGAGCACGTCGTCGACGATCCGCACCAGCCCCTCGGCCGCCGAACGCACCGTCTTGAGGCACTGGCGCTGGTCTTCGGTCAGCGGCGTCTCCAGGGTCAGCTCGGTCATCCCCAGGATGGCGTTCAGGGGCGTGCGCATTTCGTGGCTGACGTTGGCCAGGAATTCATCCTTGGCGCCGTTGGCGGCCTCGGCCTTCTGCATCGCGCGGCGCAACTCGCACTCCAGCCGCTTACGCTCGCCGATGTCCTCAAGCACGCAGATCACATAGGCGGGCGCTCCGGCCTCGTCGCGCTGGAGCGAGATGTACAACTTGACCCACACGAAGCCGCCTTCGTGGCGGATGTATCGCTTCTCCACCGAGTACGGCCCACGCTCGCCGCGGGCCAGGCGGCGGAAGTCGGGAGGGCCCAGGTGCTGGTCCTCCGGGTGGGTGATCTCACTGAACGGTCGGCCGATGAGTTCATAGGGCTCATGGCCGACGATGGCGCAGAAGGTGTGGTTCACGCGGATCCAGCGACCTTCCAGGTCGCAATGGGCGATCCCGACCGCGGCGTTCTCAAACGTGCCCCGGAACCGAGCTTCGCTGACGCGCAGATCGTCGTCGACCGGCGGGCGGGAGCCGTCGTCCTGGGACGGTTCTGGTTCGGGCATGCGTGCAGTCCCCGTGTGCGGGCGGGACCTTCCAACTCCATCCGTGGGGCGATCGGCGTCGACCTCCCCCCGAACCCGGCCCTTGCCCGCTGGATTGGGAGGCGTACTAGCGAATAGAATACCAATTCGGCCCGCGGGGGCCGAGACGTCATCGCCGCGAGGTAACGTATGGGCCGCCTGTTGCTGATCGACGACGATCCTGCCTTGGTCGCCCGCCAGGCTCGGCAGGTTTTTCCTTCGCCCGAGCACGCCGTCGACATCGCCGAGTCGGGAGCCCTGGGGATCGAAACGGCCCGCCGCATTCGGCCCGACGCCGTCCTCCTGGACTTGCACCTGCCCGACGCCTCCGGCTTCGACGTCTTCCAGGCGATCCGCCGAATCGACGCGCGGATCCCGGTGATCTTCATCACCGTCGCTCGCAAGGCCGACGCAGCCATCGAGGCGATGAAGCAGGGGGCCTACGACTACCTCTTCAAACCGCTCGATCTGCGGCGGCTGCGAGAGGTCGTCGAGGGGGCCTTCGAGGTCTCGCGGCGGATGCGCACGCCGGCCGTCGTGGCGGAGGACGGCGAGGCCGACGTCGAGGGTGCCATCGTCGGCTCGTGCCCGGCCATGCTCGAGGTTTACAAGGCCATCGGCCGCGTCGCCGCCCAGGACGTTCCCGTTCTCATCACCGGCGAAAGCGGTACGGGCAAGGAACTTGTGGCCCAGGCCATCTATCAGCACGGCCCCCGCGCCCGCCAGCCGTTCCTGGCGCTCAACTGTGCGGCGATCCCCGAGACCCTGCTGGAATCCGAGCTTTTCGGCCACGAGAAGGGGAGTTTCACCGGCGCGGACCGCCGTCGGATCGGCAAATTCGAGCAGTGCAACGGCGGGACCCTGTTCCTCGACGAGATCGGCGATATGCCGCTCGCCTTGCAGGCCAAGGTGTTACGGCTGCTCCAGGAGCAGACCTTCGAACGCGTCGGCGGCGGCGAGACGATCCATACCGACGTTCGGCTGATCGCCGCCACCCACCGCGACCTCCGCACCTGGTCGAACGAGGGTCGGTTCCGGGCCGACCTGTACTACCGCCTGAGCGTCTTCACCCTGGCCTTGCCGCCGCTCCGTGAACGCGGCGACGACCTTCGGATCCTCGTCCGCCATTTCCTCCGCCGCCTCAGCGCCGAGATGGGCCGCGATGTCCGCGACCTCGCCCCCGAGGCGATGCAGAGGCTCCGCGACTATCCCTGGCCGGGGAACGTCCGCGAACTTCAGAGCACGCTCAAACAGGCTCTCCTCCAGGCCAGCGGGCCAGTTCTCCTCAGCCGATTCCTCCCCGAATCGTTCGGGGAACCTTCGCCGGGATCGACGGTTGTGGAGGCGTCGCGATCGCGCGACGCCGAGGTCTCGGCCGCCGGCGAACTGGCCGTGACCTTGCACGGCTCGTTCCGTCCCGAGGATCGCGACGTCTACGTCGAGCTGCACCGCGAACTCGATCGGCTGCTCCTGCCGGCCGCAATGGAATTCGCGCACGGCAGTCAGCACCAGGCTGCGCTCCTGCTAGGGATCGCCCGGCAGACCCTCCGACAAAAACTCAAACAACTGGGCCTGCATCCAGCCCATCAGGGCGATCACGAGGAGCCTGACGGTCAGGACTCTGCCACCTGAATCGTTTCCTCGGGTAAGTCTGCCCACCTCCGGCGGATGTGAGACGCCTCCATCGGCCTCCTCCCAATTGGCATGGACGATGCATCAAGAAGACTCGCGAGTGTACCGTCGACTCCGGGGACGTCCCCGGAGCGCGGCGGACCCACGCGAGAGGTTCAACCATGTCTGTCGCCACCAAGAAAGGCCATGACGGCCACGCCCAGACTTCGGCGAAGAGCAAGGAAGAACACAGTCAGCCCTGGATCCATGTGAAGAAGGCCGAGATCCAGAAATTCGGGACCGTCCGGCAGCTCCCGATCGGGCTTTCGTACGACGCCCGCATGTACTCCTGCCAGCGCTTGAATCAGGTTCTGGCGGATTCGCAGATCCTCTACGGACTGTACAAGAAGCATCACTGGCTGATGCGGGGCCACACATTCTATCAGCTCCATCTGTTGCTGGATAAGCACGCCGGCGAACAGCTCGCGATCATCGACGAGTTGGCCGAGCGCATCCAGGCGCTGGGGGGCGTGGCCGTCGGTGATCCTCGGCATGTCGCCGAGCTGACTCGCATCCCTCGTCCTCCCGACGGCTGCGAAGAGGTTCCGTCGATGATCTCGCGGCTGCTCGAAGCCCACGAAATGATCCTGATCGACGCTCGCGACGCCGCCCACAAGACCGCCGACCAGGGGGACGACGGCACGAACGACCTGCTCGTCTCCAACGTCGTCCGTACGGGCGAGGCTCAGGTCTGGTTCCTGGCCGAGCATCTCGTCGACACGCCGCTCGGCCGCGACTGAGGAGACGCGAGGAACTTCCGCCGGGCCCCGGCGGGTCGTAAGCTGGCGACCGATCAAAAGCCAGCCGCGATCCTCCGGGGCCCTCTCATGCGCTCGATTCTCTCCTCGATCGCTCTCATCGCCGTTCTGGTCGTCCCCGCACGCGGGGAGACTCCCGAGTTCGACGTCGTCGTCTTCGGCGCCACGCCCGGCGGCGTCACGGCCGCCGTCGCGGCTGCGCGCGAAGGGGCCGCCGTCGCGCTGGTGGAGCCTCAGGACTTCGTCGGCGGCGTAATGTCGGGCGGGTTGAGCTTCAGCGATTCGAACCAGACCGACCGTCGCACGCTTCGTGGCTTGTTCGAGGAGATCCACCTTCGCATCGAGAAGGACTATCGCGATCGCGGCGTCTCCCTGCCGTATCAGGTGGCCGTGAAGGACCAGACGCACTGGACCTACGAGCCCCACGTCGCC includes the following:
- a CDS encoding Dps family protein gives rise to the protein MSVATKKGHDGHAQTSAKSKEEHSQPWIHVKKAEIQKFGTVRQLPIGLSYDARMYSCQRLNQVLADSQILYGLYKKHHWLMRGHTFYQLHLLLDKHAGEQLAIIDELAERIQALGGVAVGDPRHVAELTRIPRPPDGCEEVPSMISRLLEAHEMILIDARDAAHKTADQGDDGTNDLLVSNVVRTGEAQVWFLAEHLVDTPLGRD
- a CDS encoding sigma-54-dependent transcriptional regulator encodes the protein MGRLLLIDDDPALVARQARQVFPSPEHAVDIAESGALGIETARRIRPDAVLLDLHLPDASGFDVFQAIRRIDARIPVIFITVARKADAAIEAMKQGAYDYLFKPLDLRRLREVVEGAFEVSRRMRTPAVVAEDGEADVEGAIVGSCPAMLEVYKAIGRVAAQDVPVLITGESGTGKELVAQAIYQHGPRARQPFLALNCAAIPETLLESELFGHEKGSFTGADRRRIGKFEQCNGGTLFLDEIGDMPLALQAKVLRLLQEQTFERVGGGETIHTDVRLIAATHRDLRTWSNEGRFRADLYYRLSVFTLALPPLRERGDDLRILVRHFLRRLSAEMGRDVRDLAPEAMQRLRDYPWPGNVRELQSTLKQALLQASGPVLLSRFLPESFGEPSPGSTVVEASRSRDAEVSAAGELAVTLHGSFRPEDRDVYVELHRELDRLLLPAAMEFAHGSQHQAALLLGIARQTLRQKLKQLGLHPAHQGDHEEPDGQDSAT
- a CDS encoding response regulator, coding for MPEPEPSQDDGSRPPVDDDLRVSEARFRGTFENAAVGIAHCDLEGRWIRVNHTFCAIVGHEPYELIGRPFSEITHPEDQHLGPPDFRRLARGERGPYSVEKRYIRHEGGFVWVKLYISLQRDEAGAPAYVICVLEDIGERKRLECELRRAMQKAEAANGAKDEFLANVSHEMRTPLNAILGMTELTLETPLTEDQRQCLKTVRSAAEGLVRIVDDVLDFAKIAAGKMDVDASEFSLRAAVGDVLRFLGPRAHAKKLDLVSLVREDVPDALIGDVGRFRQILINLVGNAVKFTEVGEVFVLVELDHDAAAEGPGRVGLRVKVSDTGIGIPKPEQSRIFRAFEQQDASTTRRFGGTGLGLTIAARLAALMGGGIAVESEPGRGSTFTLTSLFARKPTPKRTPGVRPTGLPRGRWALVVDDNETTRRVLEGWLTAWGLRVATAGDGIAALDALWRAAARKRLPDVVLLDARMPDVDGLDLAAKIRASDELAAAPIVILTTGDEPGDLARSRELGVSARLLKPIRQDELLEALRTALVAPAPSPLAESADADEEAAGVKLSILVAEDDEFNAHFLVRLLNRRGWSVRLATDGRKALALALDESQAFDVMLLDVHMPELDGFAVVRAVRETEAARGGRRLPIAALTARSRQGDRALCLAAGMDDYLTKPIRTDRLFAVVERLASFRSVGAGEAPALDPDALFAACGGDAELLAGLCRDFRELAPVRLAAARDALRDDDADSLRAAAHKLAGMASMFSSTAAALALDLEAAAAEGRLDDARPILARLVSGLPSLSRQIERMTPESLAALTRPVDTAPAHRS